A genomic stretch from Tachyglossus aculeatus isolate mTacAcu1 chromosome 19, mTacAcu1.pri, whole genome shotgun sequence includes:
- the POLR1C gene encoding DNA-directed RNA polymerases I and III subunit RPAC1 isoform X1 → MAAGEAVREMRSRVVLGEFGVRHAHTTDFPGNYAGFDDAWDRSRFEKGFRVDVVQMEEDSLEFDMVGIDAAIANAFRRILLAEVPTMAVEKVFVYNNTSIMQDEILAHRLGLIPITADPRLFEYRNQGDEEGTEIDTLQFQLKVKCTWNPSASKDSSDPNQLYLNHKVYTKHMTWVPLGNQADLFCEGSIRPVHDDILITQLRPGQELDLLLHYVKGIGKDHAKFSPVDTVSYRLLPDITLLQPVEGEMAEKLKDCFSPGVIQIQEVKGKKVAVVANPRLETFSREVFRHDELKKLVRLARVRDHYIFSVESTGVLPPDVLVSEAIKILMGKCRRFLDELDTIQMD, encoded by the exons atggcggcgggCGAGGccgtgagggagatgaggagccGCGTGGTGCTCGGGGAGTTCGGCGTCCGCCAT GCCCACACCACCGACTTCCCGGGGAACTACGCCGGCTTCGACGACGCCTGGGACCGGAGCCGCTTCGAGAAG GGTTTCCGTGTGGACGTGGTCCAGATGGAGGAGGACTCCTTGGAGTTTGACATGGTGGGAATCGACGCGGCCATCGCCAACGCTTTCCGGCGTATCCTGCTGGCTGAG GTGCCCACCATGGCCGTAGAGAAGGTCTTCGTGTACAACAACACGTCCATCATGCAGGATGAGATCCTGGCCCATCGCCTGGGGCTCATCCCAATCACCGCCGACCCCCGCCTCTTCGAGTACCGGAATCAAG gggatgaggagggcaCAGAGATAGACACGCTACAATTTCAGTTGAAGGTCAAGTGTACTTGGAATCCCAGTGCTTCCAAGGACTCCTCTGATCCCAACCAACTCTACCTCAATCACAAGG TGTACACAAAGCACATGACCTGGGTGCCCCTGGGAAACCAGGCCGACCTCTTCTGCGAAGGCTCCATCCGCCCCGTGCACGACGACATTCTCATTACCCAGCTGCGCCCCGGCCAGGAGCTGGATCTGCTCCTGCACTACGTCAAGGGCATTG GCAAGGATCATGCGAAATTCTCCCCCGTGGACACCGTTAGCTACCGGCTGCTTCCCGACATCACCTTGCTGCAGCCAGTGGAGGGGGAGATGGCTGAAAAGCTGAAGGACTGCTTTTCGCCTGGGGTCATCCAAATCCAGGAGGTCAAAG GGAAGAAGGTGGCGGTGGTGGCCAACCCCAGGCTGGAAACCTTCAGCCGGGAGGTCTTCAGACACGACGAACTGAAGAAGCTGGTGCGGCTGGCTCGAGTGAGAGACCACTACATCT TCTCCGTGGAGTCGACGGGAGTCCTGCCGCCTGACGTGCTGGTGAGCGAGGCCATTAAAATCCTGATGGGAAAGTGCCGCCGCTTCCTGGACGAGCTGGATACAATCCAGATGGACTAG
- the POLR1C gene encoding DNA-directed RNA polymerases I and III subunit RPAC1 isoform X2 — translation MAAGEAVREMRSRVVLGEFGVRHAHTTDFPGNYAGFDDAWDRSRFEKVPTMAVEKVFVYNNTSIMQDEILAHRLGLIPITADPRLFEYRNQGDEEGTEIDTLQFQLKVKCTWNPSASKDSSDPNQLYLNHKVYTKHMTWVPLGNQADLFCEGSIRPVHDDILITQLRPGQELDLLLHYVKGIGKDHAKFSPVDTVSYRLLPDITLLQPVEGEMAEKLKDCFSPGVIQIQEVKGKKVAVVANPRLETFSREVFRHDELKKLVRLARVRDHYIFSVESTGVLPPDVLVSEAIKILMGKCRRFLDELDTIQMD, via the exons atggcggcgggCGAGGccgtgagggagatgaggagccGCGTGGTGCTCGGGGAGTTCGGCGTCCGCCAT GCCCACACCACCGACTTCCCGGGGAACTACGCCGGCTTCGACGACGCCTGGGACCGGAGCCGCTTCGAGAAG GTGCCCACCATGGCCGTAGAGAAGGTCTTCGTGTACAACAACACGTCCATCATGCAGGATGAGATCCTGGCCCATCGCCTGGGGCTCATCCCAATCACCGCCGACCCCCGCCTCTTCGAGTACCGGAATCAAG gggatgaggagggcaCAGAGATAGACACGCTACAATTTCAGTTGAAGGTCAAGTGTACTTGGAATCCCAGTGCTTCCAAGGACTCCTCTGATCCCAACCAACTCTACCTCAATCACAAGG TGTACACAAAGCACATGACCTGGGTGCCCCTGGGAAACCAGGCCGACCTCTTCTGCGAAGGCTCCATCCGCCCCGTGCACGACGACATTCTCATTACCCAGCTGCGCCCCGGCCAGGAGCTGGATCTGCTCCTGCACTACGTCAAGGGCATTG GCAAGGATCATGCGAAATTCTCCCCCGTGGACACCGTTAGCTACCGGCTGCTTCCCGACATCACCTTGCTGCAGCCAGTGGAGGGGGAGATGGCTGAAAAGCTGAAGGACTGCTTTTCGCCTGGGGTCATCCAAATCCAGGAGGTCAAAG GGAAGAAGGTGGCGGTGGTGGCCAACCCCAGGCTGGAAACCTTCAGCCGGGAGGTCTTCAGACACGACGAACTGAAGAAGCTGGTGCGGCTGGCTCGAGTGAGAGACCACTACATCT TCTCCGTGGAGTCGACGGGAGTCCTGCCGCCTGACGTGCTGGTGAGCGAGGCCATTAAAATCCTGATGGGAAAGTGCCGCCGCTTCCTGGACGAGCTGGATACAATCCAGATGGACTAG